The Arachis hypogaea cultivar Tifrunner chromosome 19, arahy.Tifrunner.gnm2.J5K5, whole genome shotgun sequence genome has a window encoding:
- the LOC112775172 gene encoding polyadenylation and cleavage factor homolog 4, with amino-acid sequence MYSENLIVSAENPRPFAFQQHLSSSSSTTTSANAKPMSNEIAQKPPPSILVGRFKAMLKQRDDELRATAGHVPPPSTEEIVQLYEMLLSELTCNLKAIINDLTFIAEQQREHARGIADAICARILEVPAEQKLPSLYLLDSIVKNFGQEYVRYFALRLPEVFCEAYRQVQPHLHPAMRHLFGTWSKVFPPSVLRKIEAELQLSQVVNNSQSSNMNPLRASESPRPSHGIHVNPKYLRQLERSTVDSVGGEKFDIAGKASNTNFGIVANKTNQFVSSRLGISSSPSRIGLDRPLSVADEYAVDSSSGRMVERESPHNYGVPRVVGREEELGEWQRKQYPGDVRNRFQTPLTYSLSNGHPRQSPRALIDAYGSDKSQETSSTKPLILDRLDRNGIDNKVTSWQNTEEEEFDWEDMSPTLVDHSRNNGFLQSTAFSRDKPVAVAANAILSEQDTRKGWSGGSQLPPVDDSSVIAADAFPHSVYGRVSMGQVSGFQNQINQSLGSRPPHDAWKVSQSQTMLNIRGRGRTLLMPPIDNNPNNDVNPYGIRPAVSRMVSGIASNVEPRPPVLPGSFEIRPSVTVHGTRPPTLNPIFPPQKHVRSQFDAINTSNPIMNHGPNKSLFMPEQPGLDIVENRDASKGKIHQLPNQLAGLLPSNLQNLGQTPQHFFPSRDPSSSQFGHGNSLQGHGPSLSAAMSNPLPITQFPLPVQGIANNSLQLQGGVHPPLPPGRPPAPSQMIPHPNAGPYVSNQQPAVAYTNLISSLMSQGVISLANQPSGQDSVGTEFNPDILKIRYESAISALYGDLPRQCTTCGLRFKCQEEHSSHMDWHVTKNRMSKSRKQKPSRKWFVSDRMWLSGAEALGTESVPGFLPTETVEEKKDDEELAVPAEEDQNTCALCGEPFDEFYSDEMEEWMYRGAVYLNAPTGATVGMDRSQLGPIIHAKCRSDTNTSPSEDFGLDEGGANEEGSQRKRMRS; translated from the exons ATGTACTCTGAAAATCTGATAGTGTCCGCTGAAAACCCTAGACCCTTCGCGTTTCAGCAACAtctatcttcttcttcgtctACTACTACTTCGGCCAACGCGAAACCCATGAGCAATGAGATCGCacagaagcctcccccttccatTCTCGTTGGCAGGTTCAAGGCTATGCTCAAGCAGCGCGACGACGAGCTCAGAGCCACCGCCGGTCACGTGCCGCCTCCGTCTACGGAAGAAATCGTTCAGCTGTACGAGATGCTGCTGTCGGAGCTCACGTGCAATCTGAAGGCCATTATCAACGATCTCACCTTCATCGCTGAGCAGCAGAGGGAGCATGCCAGGGGCATCGCCGACGCTATCTGCGCTCGGATTCTCGAG GTGCCTGCAGAGCAAAAGCTTCCTTCACTCTATCTTTTGGACAGTATAGTGAAGAACTTTGGACAGGAATATGTTAGATACTTTGCATTACGCCTGCCCGAA GTTTTCTGTGAGGCATACAGGCAGGTTCAGCCTCATTTGCACCCTGCTATGCGCCATCTCTTTGGCACCTGGTCAAAAGTCTTTCCACCGTCTGTCCTACGCAAGATTGAAGCTGAGTTGCAACTTTCTCAAGTAGTTAATAATAGTCAATCGTCCAACATGAATCCCCTCAGAGCATCTGAATCTCCTAGACCAAGTCATGGCATACATGTAAATCCAAAGTACCTGCGGCAGTTGGAGCGCTCAACTGTGGATAGT GTTGGTGGTGAAAAGTTTGACATAGCAGGAAAGGCTAGTAATACAAATTTTGGCATTGTAGCTAATAAGACGAATCAATTTGTATCTAGCAGACTTGGAATATCCTCTTCTCCTTCAAGAATTGGTCTAGATAGGCCTTTGTCAGTAGCAGATGAGTATGCAGTTGACAGTTCTTCTGGAAGGATGGTTGAGAGAGAGTCTCCTCATAATTATGGAGTACCAAGAGTAGTAGGTAGAGAGGAAGAATTGGGTGAATGGCAGCGAAAGCAGTACCCTGGTGATGTTCGAAATCGATTTCAAACTCCTTTGACATACAGCCTTAGTAATGGACATCCGCGTCAAAGTCCAAGAGCTTTAATTGATGCGTATGGCAGTGACAAAAGCCAAGAAACTTCAAGCACCAAGCCTCTTATACTTGATCGGCTAGATAGAAATGGTATCGACAACAAAGTGACATCATGGCAGAATACTGAAGAGGAGGAGTTTGATTGGGAAGATATGAGTCCAACATTAGTAGACCATAGTAGGAATAATGGCTTCTTGCAATCAACTGCTTTTTCCAGGGATAAGCCTGTTGCAGTAGCAGCTAATGCAATTTTGTCAGAGCAAGATACAAGGAAGGGTTGGTCTGGTGGGTCTCAGCTTCCTCCAGTAGATGATTCTTCTGTCATAGCAGCAGATGCATTTCCCCATTCAGTT TATGGTCGTGTATCCATGGGGCAGGTATCTGGTTtccaaaatcaaataaatcagAGTCTGGGTTCCCGTCCACCTCATGATGCTTGGAAGGTTTCTCAATCACAAACCATGCTTAATATTAGGGGCCGAGGAAGAACTCTTTTGATGCCTCCTATTGATAACAATCCCAATAATGATGTAAacccctatgggattcgacctgcAGTGTCAAGGATGGTTTCTGGTATTGCCTCTAACGTAGAGCCTCGTCCACCAGTTTTGCCTGGATCTTTTGAAATAAGACCTTCTGTAACTGTGCATGGCACTCGTCCTCCCACCTTAAATCCAATATTTCCACCGCAAAAACATGTTAGAAGTCAATTTGATGCAATAAATACCAGTAATCCCATTATGAATCATGGCCCAAATAAATCTCTGTTCATGCCTGAACAGCCAGGGCTGGACATTGTTGAAAACAGGGATGCCAGTAAAGGAAAGATACATCAGTTGCCTAATCAGCTGGCTGGATTGCTTCCATCCAACCTGCAAAACCTTGGACAAACACCACAACATTTTTTCCCATCTCGGGATCCATCATCCTCACAATTTGGTCATGGAAACTCTCTGCAAGGGCATGGTCCTTCTTTAAGTGCAGCTATGTCAAATCCATTACCTATTACACAGTTTCCTTTACCAGTCCAAGGTATTGCAAATAATTCCTTACAATTACAGGGGGGAGTCCATCCACCTTTACCTCCAGGTCGCCCTCCTGCTCCTTCTCAAATGATACCACATCCAAATGCTGGTCCATATGTATCAAACCAACAGCCGGCTGTTGcatatactaatttaattagttCGCTTATGTCCCAAGGCGTAATCTCATTGGCTAATCAACCCTCTGGACAG GATTCTGTTGGAACTGAGTTTAATCCAGATATTCTGAAGATTCGTTATGAGTCTGCAATCAGTGCCTTGTATGGAGATCTCCCTAGACAATGCACGACTTGTGGACTAAGATTCAAATGCCAAGAGGAGCACAGTAGTCATATGGATTGGCATGTAACAAAGAACAGGATGTCCAAAAGTCGCAAACAGAAGCCTTCTCGTAAGTGGTTTGTGAGTGACAGGATGTGGCTTAGTGGTGCGGAGGCACTGGGAACAGAATCGGTTCCTGGTTTTCTGCCAACCGAGACcgtagaagaaaaaaaagatgatgaagagTTGGCAGTGCCAGCTGAAGAGGACCAGAATACATGTGCATTATGTGGTGAGCCTTTCGATGAGTTTTACAGTGACGAAATGGAGGAATGGATGTATAGAGGAGCTGTATACCTCAATGCACCCACCGGAGCAACAGTGGGCATGGACAGGTCGCAGTTAGGTCCCATTATTCATGCCAAATGCAGATCAGACACTAATACGTCCCCCTCTGAAGATTTCGGGTTGGATGAAGGG GGTGCCAATGAAGAGGGCAGCCAAAGAAAACGAATGCGGAGTTGA
- the LOC112776365 gene encoding homeobox-leucine zipper protein PROTODERMAL FACTOR 2 codes for MSNHSMMNNNSSGSDYFLRKILEIQDFEVDTDSHTNMQQQPPPGYGSDHHKKKRYQRHTAYQIQEMETFFKACPHPDEQQRIELGNVLGLDHLQIKFWFQNKRTQLKNQYERNENFVLKNENEELRAENENYKEILNSIRCHGCGGPPPPPLTYDQMKQENNKLREQIEWMSTMMSNCVLQEPDNTSNPNITVPQNVPNIESFQQNNTNNMMPRTQSVPNQELGNMASPPQSNNIDMLSPSMFNQGIIDSMPLTQQNNDIDMPRNVMNQGIVKDMPSSQAHNNDINVTPPMSMLNQGIGDNIAIIPPNVLDQGNCSVPSSSSQHNNEIYINLPLSSLNQDVGSYGAKSKDKAGETSSGSDPLIRSLPVSNKAMIEELAAASLEELKALVQAGEPMWVSGAHNSETINEQEYYRTFPGGIGPRLLGYKSESSRESRVINMNHVNLVEILNDVDLWSRVFCSIVSKAAGFQVLSTGQAGSYDGNLQVVSSEFQMPTPLVPAREYYFLRYCKKLQDGRWVVVDASLETSQPNATIPPTRRRPSGCLIQASPDGYSTKVTWVEHVEVDDRALMVNSMYKPLVESGLAFGARRWVAQLDRRCERIASAVQSTTILQQQEDQLSVTSVEGKKGLVKLAERMVMDFLSGVGASTVENWAIVTPSTNHSNIRIITRKVEDDPGRPSGIVIGAATCFHLAVPPNSFFDRVRTANARAEWDVLCTGGVAEEFAHIKNGRDPGNCITLFRIKSSDAKNNGMIIVQESSSDSTGSFVIYAPVDMNSINAVIGGRDPDELPILPSGMAILPDGGGGCLVTLAFQILIESDPTKKISICSVSTINQLVKVTVNNIKALF; via the exons ATGTCAAACCATTCCATGATGAACAACAATTCCTCAGGTAGTGATTATTTTCTAAGGAAAATTCTAGAGATACAAGATTTTGAGGTTGACACTGACAGCCACACCAACATGCAACAACAACCTCCTCCTGGCTACGGCAGTGATCACCACAAGAAGAAGCGCTACCAGCGCCACACGGCATATCAGATACAAGAGATGGAAAC GTTCTTCAAGGCGTGCCCTCACCCAGATGAGCAGCAAAGGATAGAGCTGGGTAATGTTTTGGGATTAGACCATTTGCAAATCAAGTTTTGGTTCCAGAACAAGCGAACCCAACTCAAG AATCAATACGAACGCAACGAGAACTTTGTACTGAAGAATGAGAATGAGGAGCTTCGAGCCGAGAACGAGAACTACAAGGAGATCCTAAATAGTATAAGATGTCATGGCTGCGGAGGCCCACCTCCTCCTCCATTGACCTATGACCAGATGAAGCAGGAGAATAACAAGCTAAGAGAACAG ATTGAGTGGATGTCAACCATGATGTCTAACTGTGTTCTACAAGAGCCAGATAATACTTCCAACCCCAACATCACCGTGCCTCAGAATGTGCCTAATATAGAATCATTTCAGCAAAACAACACCAATAACATGATGCCTCGGACTCAGAGTGTGCCTAATCAAGAACTTGGTAACATGGCATCACCACCTCAGAGCAATAACATTGACATGCTGTCTCCAAGTATGTTTAATCAAGGAATTATTGACAGCATGCCATTGACTCAGCAGAACAATGACATTGACATGCCTCGGAATGTGATGAATCAAGGAATTGTCAAAGACATGCCATCATCTCAGGCTCACAACAATGACATTAACGTGACTCCGCCTATGAGTATGTTAAATCAGGGAATTGGTGATAACATTGCCATTATTCCTCCTAATGTGCTTGATCAAGGAAATTGTAGCGTGCCATCATCATCATCTCAACACAACAACGAAATTTACATTAACCTGCCTTTGAGTTCGCTTAATCAAGATGTTGGTAGCTATGGAGCAAAGTCAAAAGACAAAGCAGGGGAAACGAGTAGTGGTAGTGACCCTCTAATTAGGTCACTCCCAGTTTCTAACAAAGCCATGATCGAGGAGCTTGCGGCTGCGTCACTGGAGGAACTCAAAGCCTTGGTTCAAGCAGGGGAGCCCATGTGGGTCAGTGGGGCCCACAACTCTGAAACTATCAACGAACAAGAATACTATAGGACTTTCCCTGGTGGAATTGGTCCAAGACTCTTGGGGTATAAATCTGAATCTTCAAGGGAATCCAGGGTCATCAACATGAATCACGTTAACCTCGTTGAGATCCTTAATGATGTG gaTCTATGGTCACGTGTGTTTTGCAGCATTGTTTCAAAAGCAGCAGGATTTCAAGTCCTATCAACTGGACAGGCAGGAAGTTATGATGGAAACTTGCAAGTG GTGTCATCAGAGTTCCAAATGCCAACACCACTTGTTCCTGCTCGCGAGTACTATTTCCTAAGGTACTGCAAGAAGCTCCAAGATGGGAGATGGGTGGTGGTCGATGCTTCCCTGGAAACTTCACAACCAAATGCAACAATCCCTCCGACCCGAAGAAGGCCCTCTGGTTGCCTGATTCAGGCATCTCCAGATGGTTACTCAACAAAG GTTACCTGGGTTGAACATGTAGAAGTGGATGACAGAGCACTAATGGTGAATAGTATGTATAAGCCTCTAGTTGAATCTGGCTTAGCCTTTGGAGCTAGACGCTGGGTCGCACAATTAGATAGAAGATGCGAACGTATTGCAAGTGCAGTACAATCCACCACCATACTGCAACAACAAGAAGACCAACTTAGTG TGACGAGTGTTGAGGGCAAAAAGGGGTTGGTGAAGCTGGCAGAGAGAATGGTTATGGACTTTTTAAGTGGTGTTGGTGCTTCAACAGTAGAAAATTGGGCAATCGTAACTCCATCAACAAATCACAGCAATATAAGAATCATAACCAGAAAGGTTGAGGACGATCCAGGTAGACCTTCCGGTATAGTTATCGGTGCCGCAACTTGTTTCCACCTCGCAGTTCCTCCAAACAGCTTCTTTGATAGGGTTCGAACTGCAAACGCAAGAGCAGAG TGGGATGTTCTCTGTACCGGAGGTGTTGCTGAGGAATTTGCACACATAAAAAATGGTCGCGACCCTGGGAACTGTATCACATTATTCCGTATCAAG AGTTCAGATGCGAAGAACAACGGGATGATAATAGTTCAAGAGAGTAGCAGCGATTCAACAGGGTCATTTGTGATATACGCACCGGTTGATATGAATTCGATCAATGCAGTGATTGGAGGGAGAGATCCCGATGAACTTCCGATTTTGCCCTCGGGAATGGCGATTCTTCCAGATGGAGGTGGAGGTTGTTTGGTGACGTTGGCATTCCAGATATTGATCGAGTCAGATCCAACAAAGAAGATATCGATCTGTTCAGTGAGCACTATTAACCAGTTGGTTAAGGTTACGGTTAACAACATCAAAGCTCTATTCTAA
- the LOC112777241 gene encoding F-box/FBD/LRR-repeat protein At5g56420, which translates to MSMNSLVNEKKLKRHHMEEKNDESDINIYDLPDHVLALIISFLPTKEAIRTSLVSKRWQHLWKDISKIDLKEEYRGIQLFREFVSKLLVVSDCLNITKFSFSCYVRENATKVNEWLCGFINPGIEELSLDLELIEKPLVFPHHLFTFARLTKFHLNMDHILDLPSSIFLPSLRSLSLKNIIFPDGSSADRLFSGCPSLEELTLIYCNWMNVEAITISSPLLQKVVIRDYKYDDDDDYDDDDDDGSDYQSDEEDEEDDDGIGSQNGSKCCEIVVGGTNLKSFSYGGFPGNDYSLLSSNSVIEATINIDPSKSFHCVCQVLRIRESLLWDVPVFSNLVEFRLFSDSPSELSYEPLLEMLKKTPCLQVISFENGVYMPIDRANMDPLPMCFKTHLKTIRIRDCRGLEEDLHGIKILLQSAMVLKTLHVRCRLYTLDKYSGTKKEVNTTEVYEKIAKFPRASVDCELEFD; encoded by the exons ATGAGTATGAATTCTTTGGTTAACGAGAAGAAGCTCAAAAGGCATCACATGGAAGAGAAAAATGATGAGAGTGACATCAACATATATGATCTGCCTGACCATGTTCTTGCGCTTATCATATCTTTCCTTCCCACAAAAGAAGCTATTCGAACAAGTTTAGTTTCCAAAAGATGGCAACATCTATGGAAGGATATCTCCAAAATTGATTTGAAAGAAGAATATCGGGGAATACAACTGTTTAGAGAATTTGTGAGCAAGTTGCTTGTAGTTTCTGATTGCTTGAATATTACGAAGTTCTCTTTCTCATGTTATGTTCGTGAGAATGCTACTAAGGTCAATGAATGGCTATGTGGTTTCATCAACCCTGGGATTGAGGAATTAAGTCTTGACCTTGAATTAATTGAGAAACCATTGGTCTTCCCACATCATCTGTTTACCTTTGCAAGATTgacaaaatttcatttaaatatgGATCATATTCTAGATCTTCCTTCATCCATTTTTTTGCCGAGTCTAAGGAGTTTGAGTTTGAAAAACATTATATTTCCTGACGGTTCTTCAGCGGACCGGCTTTTCTCTGGTTGTCCATCCTTGGAGGAGTTGACCCTAATTTATTGCAATTGGATGAATGTCGAAGCTATTACTATCTCTTCTCCATTGCTTCAGAAAGTTGTCATCAGAGATTAcaaatatgatgatgatgatgattatgatgatgatgatgatgatggttctGATTATCAGTCAgatgaagaagacgaagaagatgatgatggtaTAGGTAGTCAGAATGGTTCAAAATGTTGTGAAATTGTGGTTGGTGGAACTAATCTGAAATCATTTTCTTATGGTGGCTTCCCTGGGAATGATTATTCCTTACTTAGCTCAAACTCAGTGATTGAAGCAACTATTAATATTGATCCTTCTAAATCTTTTCATTGTGTTTGTCAGGTCTTGAGAATTAGGGAATCTTTACTATGGGACGTACCTGTGTTTTCTAATTTGGTTGAATTCCGTTTGTTCTCTGATTCCCCCAGTGAGTTGTCATATGAACCATTGCTGGAAATGTTGAAGAAGACCCCTTGTCTCCAAGTTATTAGTTTTGAG AATGGGGTATACATGCCTATAGATCGTGCAAACATGGATCCATTACCGATGTGTTTTAAGACACACCTGAAGACTATTAGGATCCGTGATTGTCGCGGGCTTGAGGAAGACTTACATGGAATAAAAATCTTGTTGCAGTCGGCAATGGTATTGAAAACACTTCATGTTCGTTGCAGGCTTTATACTTTGGACAAGTATTCTGGAACTAAAAAGGAAGTAAACACCACGGAGGTGTATGAAAAGATTGCAAAGTTTCCTCGAGCATCAGTGGATTGTGAGCTTGAGTTTGATTGA
- the LOC112777318 gene encoding small ribosomal subunit protein uS8z/uS8w, with the protein MVRVSVLNDALKSMYNAEKRGKRQVMIRPSSKVIIKFLLVMQKHGYIGEFEYVDDHRAGKIVVELNGRLNKCGVISPRFDVGVKEIESWTARLLPSRQFGYIVLTTSAGIMDHEEARRKNAGGKVLGFFY; encoded by the exons ATGGTGAGGGTTAGTGTTTTGAATGATGCTCTCAAGAGCATGTACAATGCTGAGAAACGTGGGAAGCGCCAAGTCATGATTAGGCCATCATCAAAAGTGATCATCAAATTCCTTTTGGTGATGCAGAAGCATG GCTACATTGGGGAGTTTGAGTATGTAGATGATCACAGAGCTGGCAAAATTGTGGTCGAGTTGAATGGTAGATTGAACAAGTGTGGGGTTATTAGTCCTCGCTTTGATGTCGGCGTGAAAGAGATAGAAAGTTGGACTGCGAGGTTGCTTCCCTCAAGACAG TTTGGGTATATTGTTTTGACTACCTCTGCTGGTATCATGGATCATGAAGAGGCTAGGAGAAAGAACGCTGGGGGTAAAGTGTTGGGATTCTTCTACTAG